From the genome of Eublepharis macularius isolate TG4126 chromosome 12, MPM_Emac_v1.0, whole genome shotgun sequence, one region includes:
- the LOC129339668 gene encoding olfactory receptor 2G3-like, with protein MRDFEEPLGGEPRQEPWVGNENLTSVREFILEGLTNHRKTQIFLFLIILLIYSLTVMGNLAIIMLVRADSSLHNPMYFFLANLSALEICYVTCSMPQMLAHLLSGNGAISFNRCMLQMYMTVCLGSVECFLLGAMAYDRYLAICHPLLYVVAMSRWRQVQLASASWVSGFLLTSINVGFILHLPYCGPNRINHFFCDMPIVLKLACTDIRVTERHVVLVAALIVVIPFFIILTSYMLILSSVIRMRSAAGRRKAFSTCASHLVVVILFYGILIFVYLMPGSDTAPDQDKKLAVFYIVITPLLNPIIYTLRNKDIHGAVSRMLQRWRFKHK; from the exons ATGAGGGATTTTGAGGAACCTCTGGGAGGAGAGCCAAG ACAGGAGCCCTGGGTAGGAAATGAGAACCTCACTTCCGTCAGAGAATTCATCTTGGAGGGACTCACTAACCACCGGAAGACACAGATTTTCCTCTTCCTGATAATTCTCCTCATTTACTCACTCACTGTTATGGGGAACCTGGCAATCATTATGTTGGTGCGAGCTGACTCTTCCCTCCACAaccccatgtacttcttcctcgCAAACCTTTCAGCCCTGGAGATCTGTTATGTCACTTGCAGCATGCCGCAGATGCTGGCCCACCTTCTGTCTGGAAACGGAGCCATCTCCTTCAACCGTTGTATGCTGCAGATGTACATGACCGTTTGTCTGGGCAGCGTTGAGTGTTTTCTGCTGGGCGCCATGGCTTATGACCGCTACTTGGCCATCTGCCACCCTCTGCTGTATGTCGTTGCCATGAGTAGGTGGCGCCAGGTGCAGCTTGCCTCTGCCTCCTGGGTGAGTGGCTTCCTTCTTACTTCAATAAATGTGGGCTTCATCCTTCACCTTCCTTACTGTGGCCCCAACCGCATCAATCACTTCTTTTGCGACATGCCAATTGTGTTGAAACTTGCTTGCACTGACATACGTGTGACAGAGCGCCATGTTGTTCTAGTTGCTGCACTGATAGTTGTCATTCCCTTTTTCATTATCCTGACCTCTTACATGCTCATACTGTCTTCTGTGATACGAATGCGGTCAGCTGCCGGACGGCGCAAGGCCTTCTCCACATGTGCCTCCCACTTGGTAGTGGTTATCTTGTTCTATGGCATCCTTATCTTTGTGTACCTGATGCCCGGGTCAGACACAGCCCCTGATCAGGACAAAAAGCTAGCTGTCTTTTACATTGTGATCACCCCATTGCTCAATCCTATCATTTATACCCTACGGAACAAAGACATCCATGGGGCCGTGTCCAGGATGCTGCAAAGATGGCGCTTCAAACATAAATGA